CGGGCATGCAGCTTGCACTCACCCTGAACCCCGCTGAAGCGGCGGATTGAAGCGGCACGAGCCTTGTTCCCTGTCAATGATTCCGTCGAAAGCGCGACAATTATGCACAGTCTGAGAGGCCTCAGAAGCCCCGCAGGCCCCATCGTTCTTTGCTCCGCCGCCTACTGCACCTTCTCATACGGCCACATGGCGATGCCGCCGTCAAGCACCCGCACATCCTTGAATCCCGCGTGTTTGAGAATCAGGCCCGCTTCGTATCCGCGCAGCGAGATCTTGCAGAACGCGACGATCGGCTTGTCCTTGTCCAGCTCGTGCAAACGGCCGCGCAACGCGCCCAACGGGATGTTGAGCGATCCCGGCAGCCGCACCTGCTCGAATTCGCCCGGCGACCGCACGTCCAGGAACACGGCCGCATCCTTCTTCTGCATGAGTTCGTGCACTTCCCGGGCGGTGATGCCGTTCATCGCGCCGGACAGCTTGTTCCGCGCGATGTCCGCCGCGGTGATGATGTTGTCCATGGCCGGCGAATAAGGCGGCGCGTAGCATAGATCCACCTTTGCGAGCTGGTCCACGGTCATCCCCGCGGTGATGGCCATCGCCGCGATGTCCACGCGTTTGTCGCCTGCGCCGGGGCCCACCGCCTGCAATCCGAGCAGTTTCCGGCTCGTACGCTCCACCACCAGTTTCATCATCAACGGTCTCACCGTGGGCATGTAGTGCGCCCTGTCCGGCGCCGGCGAATGGACCGTGATCACGTCGAACCCGCCCGCGCGGGCCTGCCGTTCCGTGAGCCCCGTCCGCCCCACGCAGAAATCAAACACCTTGCAGACCGCGCTCCCCAGAATCCCCGGATACGTGTCCTGGCCGCCGCAGATGTTGATCGCCGCCACCCGGCCGTGCTTGTTCGCAGTCGAACCCAGCGGCACATACGACGGCTCCCCCGTTATCAGGTCGACGTTCTCCGCGCAGTCGCCAACCGCGAACACGTTCGGGTCGGACGTCCGCAGATGGTCATCCACTTTGATCGCGCCCGTCCTGCCGATCTCGAGCCCCGCCTGTTTTGCCAGCGCCACGTTGGGCCGAACGCCAATCCCCATGATCACCATGTCCACCGGGAGCACGCCCTGGTTGGTCACGACGCGCTTGACCTTGCCGCCTTCGCCCTCCAGCAACGTTGCTGTCGTGTTCGTCATGACCTTGACGCCTCGCGATTCCATGTGCTGCTCGACCAGCTGCGCCATCTCCCAATCGAGCATCCCGAGGATCTGATCGGCCAGCTCGACCATGGTCACCCGGCAACCTTTCTCGACCAGGGCCTCCGTCACTTCGACCCCGATGAGCCCGCCGCCGATCACCACCACGTCCTGCGCCTTGTCTTTGCTCAGCAGATGGCGGATGCCCTCGGCATCGTTTACCCCGTGAAGGGTGAATACGTTTTCAAGCTCGATCCCCGGAACGGGCGGCTTCACCGGAGTCGCGCCGGTCGCCAACACCAGGTAGTCGTATTCGAGCCACGTCTCTTCGCCCGAAGCCAGGTTCCGCGCGCGTATGCGCTTGTTTTCACGGTCAATCTCAACGGCCTCCGTGCCGTTGTGCACAACCACATTCTTGACCTTCTGGAAGAACACGGGGTCGCGCACCGCGCCCGCCGGCGTCGACATCAGTTCCGCCTGTTCTTTCACTACGCCCGAAACGTAGTACGGCAGCCCGCAGCCCGCATAGGACAGGAA
The window above is part of the Candidatus Hydrogenedentota bacterium genome. Proteins encoded here:
- a CDS encoding FAD-dependent oxidoreductase, coding for MTAKLRVVIVGGVAAGPKVASKIIRLQPEAEVTILEKGKFLSYAGCGLPYYVSGVVKEQAELMSTPAGAVRDPVFFQKVKNVVVHNGTEAVEIDRENKRIRARNLASGEETWLEYDYLVLATGATPVKPPVPGIELENVFTLHGVNDAEGIRHLLSKDKAQDVVVIGGGLIGVEVTEALVEKGCRVTMVELADQILGMLDWEMAQLVEQHMESRGVKVMTNTTATLLEGEGGKVKRVVTNQGVLPVDMVIMGIGVRPNVALAKQAGLEIGRTGAIKVDDHLRTSDPNVFAVGDCAENVDLITGEPSYVPLGSTANKHGRVAAINICGGQDTYPGILGSAVCKVFDFCVGRTGLTERQARAGGFDVITVHSPAPDRAHYMPTVRPLMMKLVVERTSRKLLGLQAVGPGAGDKRVDIAAMAITAGMTVDQLAKVDLCYAPPYSPAMDNIITAADIARNKLSGAMNGITAREVHELMQKKDAAVFLDVRSPGEFEQVRLPGSLNIPLGALRGRLHELDKDKPIVAFCKISLRGYEAGLILKHAGFKDVRVLDGGIAMWPYEKVQ